TTGGAAAGAACAGACTTTGCAAAAGAGACCCAAAGGCTACAAGCTTTGGCAAGGCAATGACCTGTTGGTTTTTACCTTGAGAGACTGAGGACAATTGTGACCCTCATAGTCTTCTTAAGTGAGGATCAACAAGCTTTTGTCGCCAAGATGAGATAGAAAAACATTTGGGGTTAGGGTGTGaggtttcctttctctttttttggctgcatgacATGtgaatcttagttcctgaccagtgATGGAACTCACGcccactgcagtgaaagtgcagagtcttagccactgtacagctggggaagtccctggagtGAGAGGTTTCCTTGATTCTTTTTTGAGTTGAGGGCAAGTTGCTAACAAGCTGTGTCACCTGTGGGCAAGCAAAGTTCTTTCTTTGGAAGTCAGTTTTATTCAGTTTCGGAAAAAAGACCTCACATGAATTTGGATTAGAAAATAGGATATCAAGAGGCTTGTTTTCCTGgaaatgcaagaaaaagaaataaccctTAAAGGATAATTTTCTGAATCTTCCTCTTACATCAAAAGATATATATCTTCTCCCAACAGCACCTTCTCCAAGAGTCAACTCACTCTCCTTAAACTCCTCTTAGCTGGGACAAGCCAATTCCCTTCACCCACacctctcatttttttctgtaaataaatgtttatgtaaaacatttcctttgttagttggAGACTTCTTTGGTGGACCACATTATGCTCAGCAAAAGTGTTTGCAAAAGAGCCGAGGAAGTTGGAGTAACTTAGACCCCTGGCATTTTGGGGTGATTTATAGACAGGATCTATAACCCCACCATCCCAGACTCACCTTACTATACTAGCTGCTCCCTTGGATGCCAAGGTCCTGAAAAGAAGAAAGCTCTCTTACTCACTCATCGTTGTGCCTCTACCACTAGGCATAGTCCCTGTCACCCTGTAGGCACTCAATAATTGCAAATTAATATGTGAGACATGACACttggtatcttttaaaaaacaaaaattacttgTCCTAAACGGCCCTTGAGATGCCATTCAGAATTTAATGTGTCTACCTTAGTGTGAGGACTAATGTTTAAGTGTGACAATAAGGGGATAATTTGGCTGAAACAGTTCCTTTCTTCCATTGGCTGGTGTTAACTGgtatctggaatcaagattgcctggagaaatatcaataacctcagacatgcagatgacaccacccttatgaaagaaagtgaagaagaactaaagagcctctggatgaaagtgaaaaagaagagtgaaaaagttggattaaaactcgacattcacaaaagtaagatcatggcatccagttccatcatgtcacaacaaatagatggggaaacaatggaaatggtgagagactatttttgggggttccaaaatccctgcagatggtgactgtagtcattaaaagatgtttgttctttggaaaaaaagctatgaccaacctagacagcatattaaaaagcagagacataggttttgggttgttgtgttttcattttcatttgtttctagtgctaaggggaaggttcatagcattacaggcttacctcaagaaacaagaaaaaaaagtcaaataaataacctaactctacacctaaagcaactagagaaggaagaaatgaagaaccccagggttagtagaaggaaagaaatcttaaaaatcagggcagaaataaatgcaaaagaaactaaagagaccacagcaaaaatcaacaaagctaaaagctggttttttgaaaaaataaacaaaattgacaaactgttagcaagactcattaagaaacaaagggagaagaaccaaattaacaaaattagaaatgagaatggagagatcacaacagacaacactgaaatacaaaggatcataagagactactaccagcagctctatgacaataaaatggacatcttggatgaaatgaacaaattcttagaaaagtataactttcaaaaactgaaccagaaagaatagaagatcttaacagacccatcacaagcaaggaaatcgaaactgtaatcagaaatcttccagcaaacaaaagcccaggatgggcttcacagctgaattctaccaaaaatttagagaagagctaacacctatcttactcaaactcttccagaaaattgcagaaaaaggtaaacttccaaactcattctatgaggccaccatcaccctaattccaaaatgagacaaagatgccacaaaaaaagaaaactacaggccaatatcaccgatgaaaatagatgcaaaaatccttaacaaaattcaagcaacagaatccaacaacatattaaaaagatcatacatcatgaccaagtgggctttatcccaggaatgcaaggattctttaatatccacaaatcaatcaatgtaatacagcacattaacaaattgaaagataaaaaccatatgattatctcaatagatgcagataaagactttgacaaaattcaacatccatttatgattaaaactctccagaaagcaggaatagaaggaaaatatctcaacataataaaagctatatatgacaaacccacagcaagcattatcctcaatggtgaaaaattgaaagcatttcccctgaaatcaggaacaagacaagggtgcccactctcaccactactattcaacatagtgttggaagttttggccacagcaatcagagcagaaaaagaagtaaaaggaatccagataggaaaagaagtgaaactctcgctgtttgcagatgacatgatcctctacatagaaaaccctaaagaatctaccagaaaattactagagctaatcaacaaatatagtaaagttgcaggatataaaatcaaaacacagaaatcccttgcattcctatatactagcaatgagaaaacagaaagaaaaattaaggaaacaataccattaaccattgcaacaaaaagaataaaatacttaggagtacatctacctaaagaaacaaagacctatacatagaaaactataaaacactgatgaaagaaatcaaagaggacacaaacagatggagaaatataccgtgttcatggattggaagaatcaatattgtcaaaatggctattctacccaaagcaatatatagattcaatgcaatccctatcaagctaccaatggtatttttcacagaactagaacaaataatttcacaatttgtatggaaatacaaaaaacctcgaatagccaaagtaatcttgagaaagaagaatggaactggaggaatcaacctgcctgacttcagactacactacaaagccacagtcatcaagacagtatggtactggcacaaagacagaaatatagatcaatggaacagaatagaaagcccagagataaatccacgaacctatggacaccttatcttcgacaaagtaggcaagaatatacaatggaaaaaagacaacctcttcaacaagtggtgctgggaaaactggtcaaccacttgtgaaagaatgaaactagaacactttctaacaccatacacaaaaataaactcaaaatggattaaagatctaaatgtaagaccagaaactataaaactcctagaggagaacataggcaaaacactctccgacataaatctcagcaggatcctctatgacccacctcccagaatattggaaataaaagcaaaaaaaaccaaatgggacctaattaaacttaaaagcttttgcacaacaaaggaaattataagcaaggtgaaaagacagccctcagattgggagaaaataatagcaaacgaagcaacagacaaaggattaatctcaaaaatatatgagcaactcctgcagctcaattccagaaaaataaatgacccaatcaaaaaacaggccaaagaactaaacagacatttctccaaggaagacatacagatggctaacaaacacatgaaaagatgctcaacatcactcattatcagaaaaatgcaaatcaaaaccacaatgaggtaccattacacgccagtcaggatggctgctatccaaaagtctacaagcaataaatgctggagagggtgtggagaaaagggaaccctcttacactgttggtgggaatgcaaactagtacagccactatggagaacaatatggagatttcttaaaaaactggaaatagaactgccatatgacccagcaatcccatttctgggcatacacaccaaggaaaccagatctgaaagagacacgtgcaccccaatgttcatcgcagcactgtttataatagccaggacatggaagcaacctagatacccatcagcagacaaacggataaggaagctgtggtacatatacaccatggaatattactcagccattaaaaagaattgatttgaatcagttctaatgagatgaaattggagcccattatacagagtgaagtaagtcagaaagataaagaccaatacagtatactaacacatacatatggaatttagaaagatggtaacgataaccctatatgcaaaacagaaaaagagacacagatgtacagaacagacttttggactctgtgcgagaaggtgagggtgggatgtttcgagagaacagcatcgaaacatgtatattatctgtggtgaaacagatcaccagcccaggttggatgcatgagacaagtgctcaggcctggtgtactgggaagacccagagggatcgggtggagagggaggtgggaggggggatcgggatggggaatacatgcaaatccatggctgattcatgtcaatgtatgacaaaaaccactacaatattgtaaagtaattagcctccaactaataaaaaaaataaatgggaaaaaaaaaaaaaaagcagagacattacttcaccaacaaatgtctgtctagttaaagctatagtttttccagcagtcaagtatggatgtgagagttggactgtaaagaaagctgaacgctgaagaattgatgcttttgaactgtggtgttggagaagcttgagagtcgcttggactgcaaggagatccaaccagtccattttaaaggaaatcagtcctgaatattcattgggaaggactgatgctgaagctgaaactccaatactttggccatttgatgcaaagcaccaactcactggaaaagacactgatgctgggaatgattgaaggagagagaaggggacgacagaggatgagatggttgaatggcactactgacttgatggacatgagtttgagtaggctccgggagttggtaatggacagggaagcctgttgtgctgcagtccatgggattgcaaagagttgaacacaattgagtgactgaattgaactgaacaggcatctaaaaagaaaaaaaacacatgattCTAACCTCTTCAAAGccttttctctttcagattcaCGACTGTTTCTGCAGATTGGGGCATTTATGCTAATAGTTCAgcagactgaaaaagaaaaaaagcttgagTCAACTGAATACTGCTAATATGATTTAAGCATTTATTAAGTTGGGGATAAACAGCTAAATTTAGATTAACTTATGATTAATATGTTTGGTGTAGCTCCTTGTACAATAATACATGAAATACAATTTTGAATGTGAAGATACATACCATTGtttagtatcttttaaaatatggttgctatttccttttcttgttcaaAAGAGGGAAAGCATTCCATGTGTATGTTACAAGAAGAAGATGTAATCCTACCGCTCCTTTATTACAAACCTCTCTGGAGGGGGAGCTAGACAGAAGCCAAGCTGGTTTTGTTGGTTATGTCTTCTGGTTGTGTATGTATTGTGGCTAGACAGGGGTTTGGTAAAGGACAAGAGTAACTGTCCAAACATGTTGCTAGAAAGAAATCTACACACACTTGTTGACTTCTGTTTCAGGTCTCCCAGTCACAACAATGCCAGGGTTTACATTTTTTGTGGATAAAAGCAAATAGGGGTTAGACAAAATTCTTTGTCTAACATGTTGCCAGTGCATGAATTTTGCAGAGGACTCAACTTGTTCACATTTAAACAAAGCTACACTAACAGAACATAAAAAACACCCAAGTTGTATACCAGAAAAAAATGATCCTTAAAGTTTCCTGCTCCTCCTATCCAGCCTCTAGGGAAAGTTTACCTCTCTATTCTTGGTTTGTGTTAAGTCATATAATGCTTTGCCAAAACCCACCCCTATCATGCAGAACTACGTGGTAAGACTTAAACCATCTTGACACTTACTGAAAGAACTTGAGAAGAGTTCATTGGCATCAGGTGGTGATCTTTCCTTCATTCTCTTTCTAGCCTCTTGCCTATAAGTCCTAGAATAGGTTGGAGAGCTACCATGGGTGGTGTGCAAGTCTAGATGACTCCCATTGGTAATACCAGGAAGATGCAGTAGTTGAAACCTGAAAGAGAAAACCCATCCCTCCCCTAAGAATAACACGTAGGGaggaccccccctcccccaccaacaaACACACACgatccccaacacacacactgaaaCCAAAACTCTAataacaacaaaggaaaaagtgGCTATGTTGTGGTGTAGAAAGTTCCTTTTTGCATTCGCCATTctctttgcctgcaatgcaagtaGAAAATTTTTTCAGGAGTCAAAACTGTACATAACAACCAATCCTCACTACCTGGATCCTCTTTGCTCCTCCCTAATTTTCTTCCCTAGtcccatttctcttcctttcagtATTCTTCTTTTCTGTATGCATCTCCACTGTGGatccctttcctctttccttcccttccttcctttcttccttcccccaaTACCCCAATTTCTTTCTTATTCActtcctactatgtgtcaggtattGTTCTAGGTTCAAGGGATAGAGCAATGAATGAAACCTAGAAGACTCCTGATATTGTGGCACTTATATTCTGTAGCAGGGTGGGGAGaatggagagggagaaaaggcaaaataataaatttcaggAAATAACAAGAGCTTTGAAGGGAATCAAACTGCATAAAGTGATAGATGACCTGGGAATTGGGAAGGGATAAGAATGCTTTAGATGGGATGAAAAGTCTGTTGGGGGAGGAgggtttaaattttaattgagatCTGTATACAAGAAAGATTTGGCTAAGAGAAAAGCATTCCAGATAGACAGAATGGCAGTGCAAATTCCCTTTGTGGTAAGAACCAATGTAACAAgtccaaggaagtgaaagagagCAGGTGTGACTATAGCTTGGAGAAAGAGGATGGAAGTTTTGCAGGGACAGGTCACATCTGGCCTGGAAGGTAATGTAGGGGTTTGTATTTTATTCTAAGTGTGATAGGAAGCCGGGTCCTAGCAAAGGGATGAATTATTTATCCAAAACACTATCCATTATTTTGTCCCTTTGTATTCTCCATAGGCTAGCCCTATAAACATTTCATGACAGTGGGGCAGACATAGAGGACTTATTACATAAAGGAGTCTGGGACACACAGCAGGTGACAGATGTGAGAGCCTCTGCTTCACTCGATCTCCTGTCTACTTCACCCATCTCTGAGCTACCCTGTTCCTACATAAGTATGCCATCTGTCCTTCTTTTTGATAAATTAATCATTTGCCTTTGGATTTTCATCTGGTTTTACCCCCAATGTGTTaacataatacttaaaaaaaaaatcactcatctATGTTTCTGCATAGGTCATTAGGGGAAAGATCAtgaaaatttgttaatttttttaatggttgccATGGGGGGAAGGATAGGGGGAAGGaataattagggagtttgggacgatcatgtacacactgctatatttagaatgaataaccaacaaggacctactgtatagcacagggaattctgctcaatgttatgggctagcctggacgggaggggagtttgggagagaatggatacatgcatatgtatgcctGAATATCTTGCctattcatctgaaactatcacaacatttttaatcagctACACCCTAATACAGAATCAAAatgttttttaggaaaaaaaaagaaaatctgttaaaTTTTAAAGCAGAATTCCACATTCATTGCAGAGCGATGACTCACAACAATGCTGTAATCCAACTACTGGAAGCCATAGCACATCTCCATTGCAGTTATATTAAGTACTTTAAAATTACATCTCCAATCATCTTTGACATAGTCCCAAAGGTATTTCAAACAAAATCCAACCTAAAAAAGACAGTGTCAGTTAATGAACATTTCTCAGCAAATTCATGTGGTCGGGATAAAAATATCCAAACGGttcatgtgattttaaaattacCCAATTTTGTATCATGTCACCGTAATTCAAAATGCATCATAGTATATATAAAAATCCCACAATAATCAAATCCAATTAGAATGTCTCTTTACACAAATTAAGTTACCAATTAAAGAAATTCCCTCAAATGAGGACTGTATCCAAGGTAAATTAAATTAATCCTATCATTATATTCATCCTACTTGTATTCTCTAGTTGCACTgtattctcactttttaaaaattatgacagtagaaaaacacacacacacacaattcaaatgtttccatttgagaaatataagaaaatcagTTATGAATTGTTAGGCAAACAGTCCATACTTTTGAATGGCTACCTTGAGACTCCACAACAGTGTGAGTTGTGTGGGTGGTTTTGATACTATTCACCACATCAGAAAAATCCAGCTATAGAAATGAGAGAAAACCAAGGCTTCTTAGGATGCCTCAGTGAAATGGTTCATTTATTTGAACTGATAAGTCTATGCAAATACACTCAGTCACAATAGGGAGCTTCTTAGATCTGACAATAATTTAAATTCTGAAAAGTATGCAGGACTATTAGAGATCTTCACCCTTCTGGTTAACTATGTCCCTTGATACTGGAAGGGGACTTTAGTTTCTCCCTAGCCCCCTGcttaggattaaatgagagacCTCAGTTTTGGTGTGAAGCTGTCAGCAGTCCTAATCCAAGACAACATACACAATTTGGACTCTAGGAATGAGAGACAAAAGGAAGGGTGATCTAGAAAGTAGGTAGGGATAAAAGTGGGTAGGATTGTTACTTCTGCAGAAAATGTCCAAGGATGGCAGATTCTAGTTAAGATCAATGTGGGAAGATGTCTTAGTGGGTAGATAGGAAAATAAGACAAGACAAAGATGACCTCAGCCATCAAGAAGGAAGGAGTCACAGGAAGGGATGTCTGTGTGCAGTAGACAATGGAATTAGAAAGAGCAGAAATGAAAACCAGCAAAGATTCTGATCTAGGGATTAGCTCGCTTAAATGTTCTATCATTGGACACAGACTTTCCCGAGGAGATCTAATCATTAATGCAACAAACAAATTAGTTCTAGGTTGGGGGTGGTTCTGTTCTCAGACATGAGACTGAACCTGTTACTGGGGTGGGGTTGGAGGGATGAAACAGTGGAATCTGAGCATCTCAGTAAGTCACCTAGCAGCTCTGGTCACTTTGGACATTCCCGGAGGATACATAACAGCTCACTATaacaacacaacacacacaggcaCCTGTTTGTTCCCCAAGACCAACACCACAGTGAGTTATTACCATCTTAGCTTACAGAGACATTATTTCATCCAGGTTACAGATTTCACAAAAGAGAATTTGACTacatagatatttataaaatgaatgtgGTTGAGAAAAAAGTTCAGGGGCTTGAAGTCAGAAAAGCTACTACATTCCAGTCCTCTCTGCTGCTGTTCAGCTGTGTGAAACTGAAGAAGTCCTTTAACATCTCTGGGCCTCtttgttcatctgtaaagtgTGGTGATGAAGCCCTGTTACTCCCTTGATGTTCTCAAGCAGATTCCAAGACAGCAGCTCACTGTGAAAACTTAAAGCAAACAAAAGACGTGGCACTGAAACACAGCAGAGAGCTGCTTGAACTCTAATGTAATCACCCACCGCCATAAGGACTCTGGCCACTGGTTTGCTAAGTATTGTCAAACGACATTTATTTGTAACTTTTGAGAAAAGTAATTTTCAGATGCTAGTCTTGGAATAGGCTCAACTGGAGTCTTAGATCATTTTCAGTTTGAATGAACAATTCTTATTTTGGGCTTGGTTGGAGGTGGGCCTAGATGAAACTGAGCTGTATATCCTTCTGAAGTCACAAGGAAAAGTCAACTTTTATTCTAGTAGTGTTTGGTCAGGAACAGCTGCTCCCTAGGTGTCAGCCCTATACCCCATCTCACACTTTAAATATCACTAATACCTTTATCCAAAATACACTTGAGTTTTATATGCTTACTATAGGAGAGAAAAGAGCTAATAGTCACCAAATGCCCTTTATGAGATAAGCACTTGCGAGTGTTTTACACATATTCTGTCATTTAATCCCCAAGGCAACTTAAAAGGGTAGATAtcactgtccccattttacaggtgagaaacctgaggctcagagtgtttataacttgcccaagttcacaccaCTAGGACATGACAGAGATTTGATATAAAAATTCAGGTCTTCCGACTTCAGTCCCTACTTTTTCTTCTGTAACATCATgctatagaagaaaaagaatgagggTGAATGATTAGCCAGCAAAGTTGGGGAAAAGGATATACTATTAGTAAAGAGCTCACCCATTCTACATCATTCTGCAATGTCCAACTTTCAAAGAATCAGAATACGATAGAAATCTTCAATATTAAATTGAAAACTAAACATAAGCAACCTGACTTGATGATCCAGAAGGTGCTTTCAGATCTTGCTGTGCCTTAAAGTTCTCACAATCAAAATTGATTATCAGTGCGATACAGATGTGTGGAAAAGAAAATGCCAGGTAACAGTAGCCAGCTCATCCACCTCCAAGATGGCAGGCACTATGCAACTTTTATTACGTCATAGCAAGGAAACAAATAGAATCTATCAACATGGTCCTGCCTCTTGGGATATATATCCtaaatatatatccattcttaTTCCCAGTGAGAAAGAAGTCACTATAAGAGAATCTCACCTTTCATCATTCATATTGTACCTTTAAAATCCTAAACCAGTTGAACCACTGTGCACAATAATTTTGGCAGTCACAAACTCTGTTACGAAGCAGAACGAAAAACAGGAGAATATAAGTGGTATTTAAATGTCCATCATTGAGTGGGTCAGACTGCATGAGGCAATGTGGCTGTGTGGAGGGCGAGAGGTCTGGGCCCACAGTGAACAGCTTGCCTCTGCCTGAGGGATACCCAAGCCAACGTTCTTGCCTTGTATTTAATCTCGGCCATCCCAGTGCCTATATCCCTGGCAaccttaaaacaatgaaatatctgCAAGCAACCAGGTCCAAATATAGAGCTCAACAGTTGAATCTCCAAGAAGTGGCCAGTTTCAGAAAGGCATTTCTTGGCAGGCTAGAGCAGACTGGGGTGAAAGTTGTACCGAAGGCTGGAGAAGAGTCCGATGTGTTTCACGAGATTGGGCTCCACCACGTAGGCCCGTTCCCCcttggccctcagcagtgagtaCAGCGCCATGTCCTTGCCGAAGCCCTTGTGGCAGTAAACCTGGGACAGGTAGGTGAGGGTCCGGCGGGCCGCGGGGGCAGGGAAGAGCATCGCGGGGGTGCAACACTGCGAAGCGGGGACCACGCTGTACAGCGAAGGACTCAGCCGCCGCAGCTCCAGGAAGTAGTGCCGGCCCACCAGCTCCACCAGCCCCATGCTGTACACGGAGAAGAAGAGCATGACCGGCCAGCTGAAGCCCGGGCGGCTGGCAAACCGCGTGTACATCCAGGTCAGCAAGGGCCCCAGCAGCATGCCGACAccgacccactccaggatccgcATGGGCTCCGGGTTGATGTAGTGCTGGAGCCTCTCGGGGTGATAGAGCTTCAGATAGAGGGCATCTCGGAGGTGCGGCTCGGAGAAGCGAGCCCGCAGAAGGTGCTCCAGGACTGGGAAGATCTGCTCCTCTGGGACGGCATCATCTTCCACCATCAGGACGTAGTCTGGGTTGTAGGTCTGCAGGGAGGATTCCAGACAATAGACGTAGTCCTGCTTCTCTTTCTCAAACGAGTTGGTGGAAGGGTCGTCCCCATAGTCGTCCTCGGTGCCCTCATAGCGGTTGGCCACGGGGACGTACTTGGACAGCAGCTTGGCATCGAAGTGGCTCACGCTCCGCTCCACGTTGCATAGGAAGAGCTGGTGGCCCTCGCATTGGGGGCCACACTGCTGAAGGAGCCGGTGGAACTGGGATACCACCTGCAGGACGTAGTGGAAGCCTGGCTGCCTGTCcacagtgatgatggtgatgaccaGCCAGGGCCGCGGCGTGGCCTGCCAGACGATGGGCACCGAGCCGTTGGCAGAGGGCAGCTCCTCAAAGTAGTGCAGGGCGGCTTCACCTTCTTTCAAGCTTTGCTGTAGGAACTCTTGGCTCATTTGGTTCAGATGCCAGTGGCGCAGGTAGAAGTAAGAGTGCAGAAGCCGGTGACAGGCCAGCGGGGCGAGCAGACCGAAGGTCACCACTGTTAAGATGAAGAGCTGGACAGCAGTGCTGCCCCAAGAGAGCCGCCTCAGCCTCCGGAGGAGCATGGCCGCTGGAGAGGTTGACGTGCTCATGAGGTCGACTTCTGGTCAGGTCTGGTCCCAAGAACAAACCATCCTGGACCGcaggccaaaatcactgcaagtcAAACctaaagggaagggaagaagcaaAGAATGGTacagggcttaaaaaaaaaaagccagggatggaacacagcaCATATCAAGCCAGAAATTCTTATTCTAGTCTGTGTTGCTGCTAGAGACTCAAGGGTTTTCTCCCATACTCTCTTCTGAGGTTGTATCTGTTAGTGATCTCTGGGGTTCTTTGATCATTTCTATGAGTAATGAAACCTTTGTGCATTCAACCAAGTCTCCACACCTAC
This portion of the Muntiacus reevesi chromosome 10, mMunRee1.1, whole genome shotgun sequence genome encodes:
- the PGAP4 gene encoding post-GPI attachment to proteins factor 4 — protein: MSTSTSPAAMLLRRLRRLSWGSTAVQLFILTVVTFGLLAPLACHRLLHSYFYLRHWHLNQMSQEFLQQSLKEGEAALHYFEELPSANGSVPIVWQATPRPWLVITIITVDRQPGFHYVLQVVSQFHRLLQQCGPQCEGHQLFLCNVERSVSHFDAKLLSKYVPVANRYEGTEDDYGDDPSTNSFEKEKQDYVYCLESSLQTYNPDYVLMVEDDAVPEEQIFPVLEHLLRARFSEPHLRDALYLKLYHPERLQHYINPEPMRILEWVGVGMLLGPLLTWMYTRFASRPGFSWPVMLFFSVYSMGLVELVGRHYFLELRRLSPSLYSVVPASQCCTPAMLFPAPAARRTLTYLSQVYCHKGFGKDMALYSLLRAKGERAYVVEPNLVKHIGLFSSLRYNFHPSLL